From a region of the Bacillota bacterium genome:
- a CDS encoding PTS sugar transporter subunit IIC produces MQITVFQAALIALFYYLAQSPWLMGMGYWTLYRPLIAGVVVGIILGNPTQGAIIGASINLIYLGFISAGGSLPGDPALAGYVGTALAIGSGIDVNAALALAVPIGLLGGLIWFGRMTLDAIFVHWADRYAEQGNTAGVAFANIVPPQILLFVICFVPAFLAVLYGPPAVKGAIDFLGAKVFHILIVIGGMLPALGIAMNFRSIGKGQTLPFFFLGFLLFVYLKLSIIGIAAFAVVFAFVYMHLHKGGMKSDA; encoded by the coding sequence GTGCAGATCACAGTGTTTCAGGCGGCTCTCATCGCGCTGTTCTACTACCTGGCCCAAAGCCCCTGGTTGATGGGAATGGGATACTGGACCCTGTATCGGCCACTCATCGCCGGCGTCGTGGTTGGAATCATCCTGGGTAATCCGACCCAAGGGGCGATCATCGGAGCCTCAATAAATCTGATTTACCTGGGGTTCATTTCGGCCGGCGGTTCTCTTCCGGGCGACCCGGCCCTGGCCGGCTACGTGGGCACGGCTCTGGCGATCGGCTCCGGCATCGACGTCAACGCCGCCCTGGCCCTGGCCGTCCCCATCGGCCTCCTGGGCGGTCTCATCTGGTTCGGCCGGATGACCCTTGACGCCATCTTCGTGCACTGGGCCGATCGGTACGCCGAGCAGGGCAACACGGCCGGCGTCGCCTTCGCCAACATCGTGCCGCCCCAGATCCTGCTTTTCGTGATCTGCTTTGTCCCCGCGTTCCTGGCCGTGTTGTACGGCCCGCCGGCGGTCAAGGGGGCCATCGACTTCCTGGGGGCCAAGGTCTTCCACATCCTGATCGTCATCGGCGGGATGCTCCCGGCCCTGGGCATCGCGATGAACTTCCGGTCCATCGGTAAGGGCCAGACCCTGCCTTTCTTCTTCCTCGGCTTCCTCCTCTTTGTTTACCTCAAGCTCTCGATCATCGGCATCGCCGCCTTCGCGGTCGTCTTTGCCTTTGTCTACATGCATCTCCACAAAGGGGGCATGAAGAGTGACGCCTGA
- a CDS encoding PTS sugar transporter subunit IIB, translating to MTIAHIVLVRVDDRLIHGQVMAVWSKALRFNRIVIADDGLATDPFISKVLRLAAPPGIEVLTSDVTAAAGCLCEEAKPGVCTLVLVKSPKAALRLLELGVQFKELNVGGMGAGPGRKPLYKNISAGREDLDAFRAIIGKGVSVIVRIVPEDRPVDLSNAIARG from the coding sequence TTGACCATTGCCCACATCGTGCTGGTCCGGGTCGATGATCGGTTGATCCACGGGCAGGTGATGGCAGTCTGGTCCAAAGCCCTTCGGTTCAACCGAATCGTGATTGCCGATGACGGCTTGGCCACCGATCCCTTCATCTCAAAGGTCCTTCGCCTGGCGGCTCCCCCGGGCATCGAGGTCCTGACCTCGGACGTCACGGCCGCGGCCGGATGCTTGTGCGAGGAAGCCAAGCCGGGGGTGTGCACGCTGGTGTTGGTGAAGAGCCCGAAGGCCGCCTTGAGACTGCTGGAACTGGGCGTGCAGTTCAAGGAGTTGAACGTCGGCGGGATGGGCGCCGGACCGGGGCGGAAGCCGCTCTACAAGAACATCTCGGCCGGCCGTGAGGACCTCGATGCCTTTCGGGCCATCATCGGGAAGGGGGTGTCAGTGATCGTCAGGATCGTGCCGGAGGACCGTCCGGTCGACCTGTCGAACGCCATCGCCAGAGGGTAG